The Isorropodon fossajaponicum endosymbiont JTNG4 genome segment TGACTTACGCAAACAAGGCAAAGGTAGTGTTATTTTTGGACTGGATAGTTTTGCTGAAGGGGTGGATTTAAAAGGCGACAATCTTACTCATGTTGTCATTGCCAAATTGCGTTTTAGTGTACCCACTTCGCCCATTGATAAAACATTAGCCACTTATCTCGAATCACAAAACCGAAATCCTTTTATGGAAATATCCCTACCCGATGCATCGCTTAAACTCATTCAAGCCTGTGGTCGTTTGATTCGTACAGAAACTGACACAGGAAAAATCACCATTTTTGATAACCGCTTGGTTTCTAAATTTTATGGCAAACAACTGTTAAACGCTTTGCCAAACTACAACATTATAGTGGAATAATTTTTTAGCACACCGACCTAAGAATAGAAAATACGAATATAATGCTAATAGCAAAGATTAGCGTTAGATTTATGTTTTCCTTAAGTTGGAATATATTTAAAAACGCCAAAAAGCCTTATGCAACAAAGCTATTAAGGTTAATATTTCTAAGCGTCCCAATAACATTGAAAAACTTAAAATCCATTTGGCAGTATCATTAATATTGCCATAATTAGCAGCAACATCACCCAAGCCTGGACCTAAATTATTAATAGAGGCTGTTGTTGCTGAAAATGCACTGATTTGGTCAAGACCAGTAAACATTAACATTAACATAATCATAACAAAGGCGATGACGTACAAAGAAAAGAAACCCCAGACTGATATCAAAGTATTTTCAGGGACACTTTTTTGATTAAGCTTGATGTTGATTTGTGCATTAGGATGAATAAATTTTTTAATCTCTTTCATCGCTAATTTAAACATTAATAATATTCTAACAACTTTAATACCGCCACCTGTAGAGCCAGCGCAAGCACCAATAAAACTAGCAAAAATTAAAAATACAGGCAACACAAACGGCCACAATGAAAAGTTCGTACTAGCAAAACCTGTGGTGGTTATGATAGAAATACTTTGAAATATGCCATATCTAATTGATTCTTCAATAGTTTGATAGTAGCCTTTATCAAACAAATAGCTTGATACTAATAAAATTGATGCACTTAGAATTAATAGATAGGTTTTAAATTCAGAATCTTTTAAATAAATAAATAAATTATTCTTACGCCAGACAAGAAAATGCAGCGAAAAATTAATACTTGCTAGTAGCATAAATATCATTGCCACTACCTCAATTGCATAGGAATTGAAATAACCAATAGAGGCATCGTGAGTAGAAAAACCACCAATAGCAACGGTTGCATAACTATGCCCAATGGCATCAAATGCATTCATGCCCGCAAGATAATACCCCAGTGCACAAACGACAGTAAAACTGATATAAATTTTCCACAATGCTTTGGCAGTTTGAGTGAGCTTTGGCGTCAATCTTTCTTTAGAAATGCCACTTGATTCTGCATGATAAAGCTCCATACCACCAACACCCAACATTGGTAAAATTGCAACTGCTAAAACAATAATACCCATACCGCCTAACCACTGAAGCTGCTGGCGATAATATAAAAGTGCTTTGGGTAAATCATCTAACCCAGAAAGCACCGTTGCACCTGTGGTTGTCAGCCCTGACATAGATTCAAAAAATGCATCGCTAAAGGACATATCCAAAGATGCTGATAATAAAAATGGCGTAGTAGCAAATAAGGACAAGACAAACCAAAAACTCACCACCACCAACACACCTTCACGAATTCTAAAATCCTTGGTTGAATTTCTAAAAGGCAGCCATAAAACAAAACCACTGAGTAGTGTTAAAGAAAAAGCAGCCATAAAAGATGAAGCTTCATTTTGAGCATAAATAAAGTCAACAATAATGGGTGGTAATTGAGTTAAACTGAACAACATTAGCAACAAACCAATGGTTTTAAAAACAATACTAAATTGCATTTTTAACAACCATTAATCAAAATATCCTTTAAACAACTCTTCCACTTCATGGATTTTACTAACATCAGTCAACACTAACAATACATGATCTCCTTCTTTGATTACCAAAGTACGCGACCCCATAATCACTTCATGATTCCTAACCACTGAACCCACAACCACACCATCAGGTAAATTAATTTGTTCAATAGTTTTACCCACAACATCTGAATGGTGTTTATCACCATGTACGATAACCTCAATTGCTTCTGCCTTACCTTGGCGCAATGAATACACCATCATGGTGTCGCCTTTACGAATATGTGCCAAGATGCCACTAACTGTAATTTGATCAGGTGATATGACCATATCTACACCTTCGCTTTGTTCGGCCAAATCTTCATAAACATTACGCTTCACCAAGGCGATCGTCTTATGCGCACCTAAACGTTTGGCCAAAATTGAAACAATCACATTGATTTCATCAGAATCTGTTAAAGCTAAAAATAAATCTGTATTTTCAATGCCCTCTTCTAATAGTAACTCTTCATCGGATGCATTACCTAAAAGCACTAATGTATTTTCAAGCTCGTCAGCAATTTCACTAACACGCTTTTTATTTATCTCAATCACACGAACGCGGTGATTTTTTTCTAAGAACTTTGCTAAATTAAGACCAATGCGCCCACCACCAGCAATAATAATGTTTTTATAAGCCTTGTCTTCACGCCTGAATTGTTTAATCACTTTAGAAATACTGGCTTTTTTGGTCATGAAATAAACCCGATCACCATCACGAATAACCGTCTCTCCTGATGCGGGAATTGCCCTACCATTACGATATAAGCTTACAATGCGCACCCGTGTTTTTGGCAAATGTTCATGCAGATCTTTAATAGGGTGCCCTACAATTGGTGTGCCTGCATAAGCTCTGGTTTCTACCAATTGAACCAACCCATTTTCAAACTCAAACACCTGCTCAGCGCCTGGCTCTTCAACCACACGCTTAATATAGTTAGTCACCAACTCTTCAGGTGTGATAATGAAATCAATTGGAATAGCATTAGGTGAAAACAACTCTTTCCTATGTAGATATTCAGCAGTACGTATACGCGCTACTTTCTTTTCTACTTGATACAAGGTGTGTGCCATCTGGCAAGCCAACATATTACCTTCATCAGAGCGTGTTACAGCAATCACCATATCCATATTTTTAATGTCTGCTTCTTCTAAAACGTTAGGATACGAAGCATGTCCACAGACAGTTTTAATGTCTAAATGACGCTGCAAATTTGATAAATTAGATTCATCTTTATCAATAATGGTAATGTCATTATCATTATCTAAGCCTAAATATTTGGCTAATGTTGCACCAACTTGTCCCGCACCTAGGATTAAGATTTTCATACTATTTTATTTTTTATCAATGCCTAAATCTTTTAACTTACGATATAAAGTGGTCCTTTCTAACCCTGCCAAGACTGCAACCTTGGCAATATTATGACTGTTCTCTTGCAGATGGTGATTGAAATATTGTACCTCAAAAATATTCCTTGCCTCTTTAAGTGGTGCATTAAATTCAATACCACTAATAGTGTGTTCAGATTTCTCTAGTACTTGTTCAGATAGAATTTTACGTACCAATGGCAAAATATCATGCAGTGGTTTTTTCAAAAAATCAATCGCACCCAGTTTAATTGCCTTGACCACGTCTTGATGTTCTGCATGCCCAGACATCATCACAATCGGTGTAGAAAAACCAGCTTGAGTCCATTCTTCTAATAATGACATACCGTCCTGACCAGGCATCCAAACGTCCATCATAACCAGGTCAAAAAATTGATCTTTTATAGTAGTTTTAGCTTGACTGGCGTTAGCTGCAATAACCACATGATAATTAACATCTTCCAATGTATCCATCATCGTTTCTGCATTCATATTTTCATCATCAATGATAAGAATTCTACCAATGGCTAATGTGTCATCCATAACCCCTTCTTTTTATTTATTGCAATTAAACTCAATGGTAATCATAGCACCATGCGGTTTAACATTACCAGCAAATACTTCACCTTCATGTTGCTTAATAATATTTTGCACAATTGCCATGCCTAAACCACTACCCTTAATTTTGGTCGTCACATAAGGCTCAAATACCCTATCAAGTACGTACTTATCAAAGCCATCACCATCATCTATGATACTTAAACGCACAATGGCTTGTTTTGGTAAATATTCTGTCGTGATTTTAACGTTAAAATCACGCCCGTCAACCATTGCTTCACTGGCGTTTTTCACTAAATTAATCAACACTCTAGAAATACTATGACTATCTAAAAGTAGTAGTGGAATACCAGCAGACAAATCAAAGTCAATATTCATATTACTTTGTGCATCATAAAGTGCGATAGATTGTTTAATTAATGCATTCAAATCACAAGACTTCCTTTCAATTTGAGGCGTGTTAGCATAATCAGCAAATGCACTTACCATAGTGTCCATAGATTGAACTTGGTGAATAATGGTATTTGTAGTTTTATCAATAACGTCTAAATCTTTGCCCTCTAAAGAGCCCATGAATCGGTTTCTAAGACGCTGAGCAGATAATAAAATGGGTGTTAGTGGATTTTTAATTTCGTGTGCCATGCGCTTTGCCACTTCTCCCCAAGCAGCTTTTTTCTGAGCCCTATTTAACTTCGAGATGTCCTTAATCACAATAACAAAACCCAAGGTTTCATTGTCATTTTTAAGTGCCGCACCTTGGCACGATAATAACAAATGCTGACTAGCTAGAGTAATTTCAATCTCTTCACTCCATTCACTTTCATCTCGTTTAAATTTATCTTGTGTCATTAAAAACAAAGGTTCTAAATTTGAATAGCGATCAACAATAGTGTTGCATTTTTTACCAATGAATAATTTTTCATCTTCAATACCCAGCATTGTACCAATCACTGGATTAATGAGGCGGATCTTCCTATTTTGATCAAGTGCAATCACACCATAAGAATATTTAAGAATCGTTTCTAAATACAAATTGTGCGTATCCAAGCCTTCACAAGATGCCTTGATTTGTCTAGACATAGTATTAAATTGTTCAATCAAACTACGCACATCTTCACTTTCTTTTTGTTTAGCAATACGCACATCATAATTACCTTTAGCAATTTCTTGCGTGGCGATGGATAAGTTATTCAATGGCTTCATTAACCGTTCAATCATGCGAAAAACCACCATAAGCGCACTCAATATTGCCAATAGCACGGTAGATGAAAAATCAATCATAAAACGTTTTTGAGTGATTGAAGTGTTGATTTCAAATTTAATGTTTTGTGCTGCATTAGCAAACCCTCTAACTTGTGACAAAAACCCTAAAAGCCCTGGATCAGTTGCATACACCACATCAACCACAAATAAATCTTGATTTGATATATTTGAAAGATAACGTGTTGACATTTTTACTTGAATAACGTTTGCAGTCTCGTCTTCGTTAATCATACGTGGCTGTGCACCTGGCAATGGCTGCTCTTCAATTGCCATGCAATTAGTCACATCTGCCGTTTTGGCAACCATCTCTTCTTGAGCATTCAACAATGTAATTTGACAAGCCCAGCCTTTATCAATTAAGCCATCAAGAAATATTTGCATACTTTGTGCATAATTTTCAGCATCTTTTTGAAAGCTGCCAAAAGAGATAATTAAAGTTAGTAATCTTTTTGTTTGTTCGGTATAACGCTCATCTCTAATTTTTTGCACACCGCTATACAAGCCATTGACTTGCTGAATAAAATTTTGACTGAAAACATTAAAAGCTTTTTCTGAATCTTTAACGTTGTTTTGAATCGTTTGAAATGAGAATATATAAAAAGACAATACTGGCACAATCACCAAAACCGGCACAATTTTAACAAACGACCAAGTAAATTTAGAGCCTACAATATCGCCCTTAACATCACGCTTAAGGCGTAATACATCCGCATAAACATAATAAATAGCAATCAGGCTCATGATGATATTAAACCCAACCAAATACCCCCACCAATGTGCAATAAAATCAGGATTAAGCCCTAAATAAAACGTGCCAGAAATAGACAGTAAGAAAACAAACACCCAAACCCATGCAGGTGGTGTCTTTTTTAAATGCAAATATTGGTTAAGAATCATAGAAAATAGTGCGAACAATCATACTTTTTGAATAATTATCGCATACATCTACACAAATTATTCATTAAAAGATAGCCCAAATAACTTAGCTGATTGTCTTTGTGCTTAAGTTTTTTCAGGTCGCTGCTAGGATGTATTTATAATGAAAAATTACTTTATTCTAAATAAATAATATTAATTCTATTTTTATGTAAAAAACATGTATCGTACGCATATAAGTTACCTTTTTAGCAATAGCTAAAAAGGTAAAAAGAATTAATTTTTTCGAGTGTTGGCACTATCCATAGCAAAGTAGTATCGTTTTTTGACAAAATCATATTACTTTATATAAAACTTTGAGACAGCATAGTACCATTAGTTTTTCTAGTTAATTTTAACTCAATGAAAACTAATTTTCTAATAAATATGGAGATATATCATGAAAAAAGTAAGATTATAACATTAAGCTTATTGCTTATAGGCACATCACAAGCATTTGCAGAGGCTCTAAGAGAGCGTGTTGCTGTATTAGAATCAACCCCAAGCAGCAACAAAGATTGGTGGCGTGGCTCAAGTTAAATACACAACAAATGGAGGGTACTGAGTTGGGCGATGTCAAACTTCACGTTTCACACGTAATTAATGAGCAATTCGATGCTACTTTTACAATTCAAAGGGATGGTGGCGATAAGGATAGTATTAGGTGGTGCTGCAATTAATTATCACAATGCAAACTTTGATGCCTCAATCGGCAAAATTGGCACGCCTTTTGGTTCTTATG includes the following:
- a CDS encoding sensor histidine kinase, whose product is MILNQYLHLKKTPPAWVWVFVFLLSISGTFYLGLNPDFIAHWWGYLVGFNIIMSLIAIYYVYADVLRLKRDVKGDIVGSKFTWSFVKIVPVLVIVPVLSFYIFSFQTIQNNVKDSEKAFNVFSQNFIQQVNGLYSGVQKIRDERYTEQTKRLLTLIISFGSFQKDAENYAQSMQIFLDGLIDKGWACQITLLNAQEEMVAKTADVTNCMAIEEQPLPGAQPRMINEDETANVIQVKMSTRYLSNISNQDLFVVDVVYATDPGLLGFLSQVRGFANAAQNIKFEINTSITQKRFMIDFSSTVLLAILSALMVVFRMIERLMKPLNNLSIATQEIAKGNYDVRIAKQKESEDVRSLIEQFNTMSRQIKASCEGLDTHNLYLETILKYSYGVIALDQNRKIRLINPVIGTMLGIEDEKLFIGKKCNTIVDRYSNLEPLFLMTQDKFKRDESEWSEEIEITLASQHLLLSCQGAALKNDNETLGFVIVIKDISKLNRAQKKAAWGEVAKRMAHEIKNPLTPILLSAQRLRNRFMGSLEGKDLDVIDKTTNTIIHQVQSMDTMVSAFADYANTPQIERKSCDLNALIKQSIALYDAQSNMNIDFDLSAGIPLLLLDSHSISRVLINLVKNASEAMVDGRDFNVKITTEYLPKQAIVRLSIIDDGDGFDKYVLDRVFEPYVTTKIKGSGLGMAIVQNIIKQHEGEVFAGNVKPHGAMITIEFNCNK
- the trkA gene encoding Trk system potassium transporter TrkA; translation: MKILILGAGQVGATLAKYLGLDNDNDITIIDKDESNLSNLQRHLDIKTVCGHASYPNVLEEADIKNMDMVIAVTRSDEGNMLACQMAHTLYQVEKKVARIRTAEYLHRKELFSPNAIPIDFIITPEELVTNYIKRVVEEPGAEQVFEFENGLVQLVETRAYAGTPIVGHPIKDLHEHLPKTRVRIVSLYRNGRAIPASGETVIRDGDRVYFMTKKASISKVIKQFRREDKAYKNIIIAGGGRIGLNLAKFLEKNHRVRVIEINKKRVSEIADELENTLVLLGNASDEELLLEEGIENTDLFLALTDSDEINVIVSILAKRLGAHKTIALVKRNVYEDLAEQSEGVDMVISPDQITVSGILAHIRKGDTMMVYSLRQGKAEAIEVIVHGDKHHSDVVGKTIEQINLPDGVVVGSVVRNHEVIMGSRTLVIKEGDHVLLVLTDVSKIHEVEELFKGYFD
- a CDS encoding response regulator, yielding MDDTLAIGRILIIDDENMNAETMMDTLEDVNYHVVIAANASQAKTTIKDQFFDLVMMDVWMPGQDGMSLLEEWTQAGFSTPIVMMSGHAEHQDVVKAIKLGAIDFLKKPLHDILPLVRKILSEQVLEKSEHTISGIEFNAPLKEARNIFEVQYFNHHLQENSHNIAKVAVLAGLERTTLYRKLKDLGIDKK
- a CDS encoding TrkH family potassium uptake protein, producing the protein MQFSIVFKTIGLLLMLFSLTQLPPIIVDFIYAQNEASSFMAAFSLTLLSGFVLWLPFRNSTKDFRIREGVLVVVSFWFVLSLFATTPFLLSASLDMSFSDAFFESMSGLTTTGATVLSGLDDLPKALLYYRQQLQWLGGMGIIVLAVAILPMLGVGGMELYHAESSGISKERLTPKLTQTAKALWKIYISFTVVCALGYYLAGMNAFDAIGHSYATVAIGGFSTHDASIGYFNSYAIEVVAMIFMLLASINFSLHFLVWRKNNLFIYLKDSEFKTYLLILSASILLVSSYLFDKGYYQTIEESIRYGIFQSISIITTTGFASTNFSLWPFVLPVFLIFASFIGACAGSTGGGIKVVRILLMFKLAMKEIKKFIHPNAQINIKLNQKSVPENTLISVWGFFSLYVIAFVMIMLMLMFTGLDQISAFSATTASINNLGPGLGDVAANYGNINDTAKWILSFSMLLGRLEILTLIALLHKAFWRF